From the Lathyrus oleraceus cultivar Zhongwan6 chromosome 4, CAAS_Psat_ZW6_1.0, whole genome shotgun sequence genome, one window contains:
- the LOC127137256 gene encoding uncharacterized protein LOC127137256, translating to MTITDYDAMFEELSQFCPHYNGVKLKDLSALNSRARSSHYKSISDKRSGNQNHNKTYDVKDSKGKQRFQPKTIGVKTQSGGGALTPVRCFKCEKPKKIADTKVQGKAFALNGADASDSDNIIRGTSFINGIPLVAIIDMGATNSFISTNYVKRLNLEVSSMNGHMVIDTPANGSVTTTMGCLHCHVTVYDRDFMIDLVCLPLSQLDIILGMNWLTFNHIYINCYNKSVVFPEFVVEEDSMFISSSQVGKFLKGEEKVFSMLSSLKLEKEEVIGNLQVVCDFPYVFPNDISDLPPEREVEFIIDLVPGTRPVSMAP from the exons ATGACAATTACGGACTATGATGCTATGTTTGAGGAGTTGTCTCAATTCTGCCCTCATTATAATGGGGTGAAACTGAAGGATCTAAGTGCATTAA ACAGTCGTGCTAGATCCAGTCATTACAAGAGCATTAGTGACAAGAGAAGTGGTAATCAGAATCATAACAAGACTTATGATGTTAAAGATTCTAAGGGAAAACAAAGGTTTCAACCGAAGACTATTGGTGTGAAGACTCAAAGTGGGGGAGGTGCTCTTACTCCTGTTAGGTGTTTCAAGTGTGAA AAGCCCAAGAAGATTGCTGATACTAAAGTTCAAGGGAAGGCTTTTGCTCTCAATGGTGCAGATGCTTCAGATTCGGATAATATCATAAGAGGTACAAGTTTTATTAATGGAATTCCTTTGGTTGCTATTATTGATATGGGTGCTACGAATTCGTTCATATCTACTAATTATGTGAAAAGGCTGAATCTTGAGGTGTCTTCTATGAATGGTCATATGGTCATTGATACTCCAGCTAATGGCTCAGTGACTACTACAATGGGTTGTTTGCATTGTCATGTCACTGTTTATGACAGGGATTTCATGATTGACTTAGTGTGCTTACCGTTAAGTCAACTCGATATTATcttgggtatgaattggttgaCATTCAACCACATCTACATTAACTGTTACAATAAGTCCGTGGTTTTTCCAGAGTTTGTTGTAGAGGAAGATTCTATGTTTATTTCTTCTAGTCAAGTGGGAAAGTTCTTAAAAGGTGAAGAGAAGGTGTTTTCTATGCTTTCTTCCTTGAAACTTGAGAAAGAAGAAGTGATCGGTAATCTGCAGGTAGTCTGTGATTTTCCATATGTATTTCCTAACGACATCAGTGATCTACCTCCAGAAAGAGAAGTTGAATTCATCATagatttagtacctggtactagacctGTGTCGATGGCTCCTTAA